The following nucleotide sequence is from Chloracidobacterium validum.
CGCCAATCGGGCGTTTATTTACTATCAACTCGACCTGCTCCGTCCGCTGAACGTGGATGGAACCCTGGAAGTCCTGTTGAGCTTGTCCTATCAGCCCCGCAAGATTGAAGAAACCCTGACGCACGAAGAACTAGGTGGCATCACGATCCGCCCTATCGTCGAGCCGCACCCGCTCGGCACCGCTGGTGCCATGCGCAACATCAGGTCGCGCGTCACCGGGACGCTGGTGGTCTTCAATGGCGATATTCTGACCGATATTGACTTGCGTCCACTGCTCGATCGTCACCGCGCGCGGCGCGCGGCCGCGACACTGGTTTTGGTGAATGTGGCGGATCCAAGCGCCTATGGCGTGGTCGAGCTGGATGCCGAGCAGCGCATCCGCCAGTTCTATGAAAAGCCCGCGCCGGGCGTGACGAGTGCCTCATCCATCAATGCCGGTATCTACTTGCTTGAACCCGAAGTGATCGATCTCATCCCAGATGGACGTGAGTATTCATTTGAGTATGATCTGTTTCCCCGCCTACTCGCTTCGGGGCTGGCGCTGTACGGAGAAGTGACCAACGCTTACTGGCTTGATATCGGCACGCCAGAGCGGTATCGCCAAGCCAACGCCGACGTGCTCCACGGGAGACTGCGCCGCTATCCACCGGAATCATCGCCGTCTCTCACCGCTGATGGTTCACTGGTTGATGCCGAGGCGACGCTCAAATCTGGCGTGTCGGTGATTCGTTCCGTGGTTGGGGCAAACTGCTACCTGGAGGATGGCGTCAGTGTGGTGGACAGTGTGGTTTTGGCCGGCTCACGGATTGCGGAAGGCTCGCGCCTGTCGTCGTCCATTGTTGGGCGCGGCGTTCACATCGGTTCGCACTGTGTCCTCCGCGACGCTATCGTCGGCGACAAGTCAGTCGTGACCGATTTCTCCCGCCTGGGTTGAGACGAGGCGGGCGAGGGTAAACCGTCCCGCCGTTCCCAGCGGCCTGAGTGTGTAGGCCGCGGATTGCAAGGCTGCCAACTCACGCTGTGGAAAAATGACCAGCAAGCCGCCTCGCTTGCGGACTTCGGCTTCGACCGCGGCCGGGTCGGGAAGTTGATTAGGCTCGCGGGCTGCGTCGCAGCAGGTGGTGTGCCCTGGGTTGTAGAAAACCGGCGCGTACTCCCGGCAGCGAAAGAACGCGACAATCTCGCCGGGGCGCGCCTCGCGGGCAATGATCGTTGCCAGTGGCTTGGTTGAGAACCGTCCCTCGATGACCGGGAAGTATGTCGTTAGCCAGAGGACCATCCCAAGGCTGACGCCCGCCAGCCGGACCGTGGCCTGCGACGGCTCGTCCGCATACATTGCGCTGATGCCAAAGGCGGTGATGAGCCATCCCCCAAGCAAGAGATGCCATGTATCTAAGTCTTTTTCTGGAAAGTTTTTATGAATGGCAATTTGGAAAACTACATAAAGAATTATTTGACTGAGGCTGGCAAGCAAGAGCCACGGAAGGCGGGTTTTTGTGGACAGGCTCCACAAGCCATGGGCCGCAAGGATGCCGGCAAAGGGGATGGCCGGCAGAATGTATCCGGGAAGCTTCGAGCCGGAGATGCTGAAGAAAAGGAGAGGAAACAGAAAAGCGCATAATGCAAGCCGAATCAGTAGTTGACTGTCTGTCATTGAAGCTTTTTCTGGATTTGGTTTAGTCAAACCATCAGAGATGGCACGGTAGACTCCGACAAGCCAGAACGGCGTCCAGGGGATGATCCCGGCCAGAACGATTGGCACATAATAGTAAGGCGGGCCGGGATGACGAAACCGATTGGACGTAAACCGCTGAAGGTGATGGGCGATAAAGAACTCTTCGATGAATGCCCACCCATGCTGTGCGATAACTGGCGCATACCAGAGTCCGGCTACGCCGGCGAAGATCAACCCGCCGAGCACCGGCCGGCAGCGCCAGAAGGCTTGCCAGGGGCGTTGCCGGAGGTCTGGCGTCAAGAGCATGAAGAGCGCCAGGCTGCCGAGTGGCAGGACAAGCCCCACCAGGCCTTTGGCCAGGACGCCAACCCCCAGCGCGACGTAAACGAGCCAGCGCGTGATGGCGGCTGTTTTCAAGTGCCCTTGGGACGTCGCTCGAAAACTCAGATAGAACATGAGTATGGAGCTTGTAATTGCAAATGTCAGAAGGGCTTCAAATGTCGTTGCCCTAGCAAAGGCAAGCAGGAGCGGGCTGGTGGCCGTGATGACGGCGGCCGTCCAGCCAAGGTGGATTGGACGTAAGCAACCGAGCGCCAAGACGGTCAGGGTCGCGGCGATGGCCGAGGGGAGCCGTGCGCCCCACTCGTTGAAGCCGGTCACTTGGCAAGTCAGCCCGATGAGCCAGTAGAGCAGCGCCGGCTTTTCAAACCAGGTCGTCCCGCCGAGCGTGGGCGTGATCCAGTCACCGCGTTGCCACATTTCACGGGCGACTTGGGCATAGCGTGGTTCGTCCGGTCCAAG
It contains:
- a CDS encoding sugar phosphate nucleotidyltransferase; amino-acid sequence: MQILILAGGKGTRLRPLTLHTPKPIVPIANRAFIYYQLDLLRPLNVDGTLEVLLSLSYQPRKIEETLTHEELGGITIRPIVEPHPLGTAGAMRNIRSRVTGTLVVFNGDILTDIDLRPLLDRHRARRAAATLVLVNVADPSAYGVVELDAEQRIRQFYEKPAPGVTSASSINAGIYLLEPEVIDLIPDGREYSFEYDLFPRLLASGLALYGEVTNAYWLDIGTPERYRQANADVLHGRLRRYPPESSPSLTADGSLVDAEATLKSGVSVIRSVVGANCYLEDGVSVVDSVVLAGSRIAEGSRLSSSIVGRGVHIGSHCVLRDAIVGDKSVVTDFSRLG
- a CDS encoding ArnT family glycosyltransferase → MPDPLSPIARPSVRQVAFLLVTCGVAFFWQLGGLGLLGPDEPRYAQVAREMWQRGDWITPTLGGTTWFEKPALLYWLIGLTCQVTGFNEWGARLPSAIAATLTVLALGCLRPIHLGWTAAVITATSPLLLAFARATTFEALLTFAITSSILMFYLSFRATSQGHLKTAAITRWLVYVALGVGVLAKGLVGLVLPLGSLALFMLLTPDLRQRPWQAFWRCRPVLGGLIFAGVAGLWYAPVIAQHGWAFIEEFFIAHHLQRFTSNRFRHPGPPYYYVPIVLAGIIPWTPFWLVGVYRAISDGLTKPNPEKASMTDSQLLIRLALCAFLFPLLFFSISGSKLPGYILPAIPFAGILAAHGLWSLSTKTRLPWLLLASLSQIILYVVFQIAIHKNFPEKDLDTWHLLLGGWLITAFGISAMYADEPSQATVRLAGVSLGMVLWLTTYFPVIEGRFSTKPLATIIAREARPGEIVAFFRCREYAPVFYNPGHTTCCDAAREPNQLPDPAAVEAEVRKRGGLLVIFPQRELAALQSAAYTLRPLGTAGRFTLARLVSTQAGEIGHD